A window from Corynebacterium accolens encodes these proteins:
- a CDS encoding GmrSD restriction endonuclease domain-containing protein translates to MGFTTPSYDLKDLFSRIDRGDIQLPDFQRSYAWDEDRIRSLIVTVLRGYPIGALMALDIRNEKMRFRPRVLAGAPEAGVEPGLLLLDGQQRLTSLYHCFNGEGFVKTTDFRKKKVRRRFFIDVRAAVSGDLLADDAIFAVDQNGEICSHFGPDIDGAITCRQDGLDNMCIPVASLLSEEGTSMLFELAATHERYSAELAAFNNRIVRPLAGYDIPMIRLSRETERAGIGSIFAQANSAGLQMDVFDLLTAVFASEDPTFHLANDWQQVEKDLRDSPALDGIGRNEFLSAVSLLVTGEKGNAGGQREDILKLSLCEYKAAAHDLRITFHEVAEFLAQRRILSLDQVPYTEQIVPLAVIIARLAKRPGALSSQQAWDRIDQWFWCGVFGELYGSSAVPLRAARDVDEVTEWVAGATDDVPKTVADAGFRESRLLSVDENDGVWHGIYALLMARGAKDWRTGSEFTRHTFEELKPGFFPVFPLNWCQRHGVDSVLAQSVMNFTPMGKRTEVVLDGFAPNRYLPRVQSKSIMEDEEFDAVLASHDLDVANLRESKIQEFLADRRHRFVNLVEETLGIPVIRDVDEANLAGGEEGPHAFGR, encoded by the coding sequence ATGGGTTTTACGACGCCAAGCTATGATCTCAAGGATCTTTTTTCGCGGATTGACCGGGGCGATATCCAGCTTCCAGATTTCCAGCGCAGCTATGCCTGGGATGAAGACCGCATCCGCTCACTTATCGTTACGGTCCTGCGTGGTTATCCCATCGGCGCACTGATGGCCCTGGATATCCGCAATGAAAAGATGCGTTTCCGCCCCCGAGTGTTGGCGGGTGCGCCCGAGGCTGGCGTCGAGCCTGGGCTGCTCCTTTTGGACGGCCAACAGCGCCTTACCTCCCTTTATCACTGCTTTAACGGCGAGGGTTTTGTCAAGACCACCGACTTCCGGAAAAAGAAGGTTCGCCGCCGCTTTTTCATTGACGTCCGGGCCGCGGTAAGCGGGGACTTGCTTGCCGATGACGCCATTTTCGCCGTCGACCAGAACGGCGAGATCTGTTCGCACTTCGGCCCCGATATTGATGGGGCTATCACCTGCCGCCAGGATGGCCTGGATAATATGTGCATCCCTGTGGCCTCGCTACTCAGCGAGGAAGGCACCAGCATGCTTTTCGAGCTCGCCGCCACACACGAGCGGTACAGCGCCGAGCTCGCTGCGTTCAATAACCGCATCGTGCGTCCCTTGGCGGGCTATGACATCCCGATGATCCGGCTATCCCGCGAAACGGAGCGGGCCGGAATCGGTTCCATCTTTGCCCAGGCGAATTCCGCCGGCCTGCAGATGGATGTCTTCGATCTCTTAACCGCCGTCTTTGCTTCTGAAGATCCCACCTTCCACCTTGCCAACGATTGGCAGCAGGTGGAAAAGGACCTGCGGGATTCTCCCGCGCTCGATGGCATCGGACGCAATGAATTCCTCTCCGCAGTATCCCTCTTGGTCACAGGGGAGAAGGGCAATGCCGGCGGCCAGCGCGAAGATATTTTGAAGCTGTCCCTATGCGAGTACAAGGCGGCCGCGCACGACCTGCGCATCACCTTCCACGAGGTCGCCGAATTCTTGGCGCAGCGCCGTATTTTAAGCCTGGATCAGGTTCCTTATACGGAACAGATCGTGCCGCTGGCGGTTATCATCGCGCGCTTGGCCAAGCGGCCTGGGGCGCTTTCTAGCCAGCAGGCATGGGATCGCATCGACCAGTGGTTCTGGTGTGGCGTCTTTGGTGAGCTCTATGGCTCTTCCGCGGTGCCGCTGCGCGCCGCCCGCGACGTGGATGAAGTGACCGAGTGGGTGGCCGGGGCCACCGATGACGTTCCCAAAACGGTCGCAGATGCAGGATTCCGGGAATCCCGCCTGCTCTCGGTCGATGAAAACGATGGCGTTTGGCACGGAATCTACGCCTTACTCATGGCTCGTGGCGCGAAGGACTGGCGGACGGGCAGCGAGTTTACTCGCCATACCTTTGAAGAGCTCAAGCCTGGATTTTTCCCAGTATTCCCACTGAATTGGTGCCAGCGCCACGGGGTGGATTCGGTCTTGGCGCAGTCGGTTATGAACTTTACCCCGATGGGCAAACGCACAGAGGTCGTCCTCGATGGATTCGCACCGAATCGCTACCTGCCACGCGTGCAATCCAAGTCCATCATGGAAGACGAGGAATTTGATGCCGTCTTGGCGTCGCACGACCTCGATGTCGCTAACTTAAGGGAATCGAAGATTCAGGAATTCTTGGCGGATCGGCGCCATCGTTTTGTGAACCTGGTGGAAGAAACCTTGGGCATTCCCGTCATTCGAGATGTCGATGAAGCAAACCTGGCCGGCGGTGAAGAGGGGCCACATGCATTTGGCCGCTAA
- the serA gene encoding phosphoglycerate dehydrogenase, whose translation MSKPVVLIADKLAQSTVTALGDSVEVRWVDGPNREELLAAVPEADALLVRSATTVDAEVLEAAPKLKIVGRAGVGLDNVDIDTATNKGVMVVNAPTSNIHSACEQAIALLLATARQIPAADQSLREGEWKRSSFKGVEVYGKTIGIVGFGHIGQLFAQRLSAFETKIIAYDPYANPARAAALGVELVELEELMAQADFVTIHLPKTPETAGMFDAELLAKAKEGQILINAARGGLVDEQALADSITSGHHRGAGFDVYSTEPCTDSPLFKLPQVTVSPHLGASTVEAQDRAGTDVAASVLKALAGEFVPDAVNVSGGTVGEEVAGWLDLARKLGLTAGRLLDQAPVAVEIEACGELSTEDVDVLGLSAVRGLFSGVTSEPVTFVNAMQIAESRGVEVSVSTNPESRGHRSSLQVKVISAEGVTSSLTGALIGIDGTEKFVRINGRGVDMRAEGRNLFFRYADAPGALGTVGTKLGAAGINIIAAALTQGKQETDAVLILRVESEVPDSLIEEINSALGATCQQFDMDE comes from the coding sequence ATGTCGAAGCCGGTAGTTCTTATCGCCGATAAATTGGCCCAATCCACAGTGACGGCTTTGGGGGATTCTGTCGAGGTGCGCTGGGTAGATGGCCCGAACCGCGAGGAATTGCTTGCTGCGGTTCCAGAAGCAGATGCGCTGCTCGTGCGCTCTGCCACCACGGTCGACGCTGAAGTTCTAGAAGCCGCGCCCAAGCTTAAGATTGTGGGTCGCGCGGGCGTGGGACTCGATAACGTGGATATTGACACCGCCACCAACAAAGGCGTCATGGTGGTCAACGCTCCTACCTCCAATATCCACTCTGCGTGCGAGCAGGCGATTGCCTTGCTTTTGGCCACTGCCCGCCAGATTCCAGCGGCGGATCAGTCCTTGCGCGAGGGCGAGTGGAAGCGCTCTTCCTTCAAGGGCGTGGAGGTCTACGGCAAGACTATTGGTATCGTCGGCTTCGGCCACATCGGTCAGCTTTTTGCACAGCGGTTGAGCGCCTTTGAAACGAAGATTATTGCCTACGATCCTTATGCCAATCCGGCGCGTGCGGCAGCGCTTGGCGTGGAATTGGTCGAGCTTGAAGAGCTGATGGCGCAGGCAGACTTTGTCACCATTCACCTGCCCAAGACGCCCGAGACTGCCGGAATGTTCGATGCGGAGCTTTTGGCCAAGGCAAAGGAAGGCCAGATTCTGATCAACGCCGCCCGCGGCGGCCTCGTAGATGAGCAGGCCTTGGCGGATTCTATTACTTCCGGCCACCACCGCGGTGCGGGCTTTGACGTCTACTCCACGGAGCCGTGCACGGATTCCCCGTTGTTTAAGCTGCCGCAGGTCACGGTGTCGCCGCACCTGGGCGCGTCCACCGTGGAGGCACAGGATCGCGCGGGTACCGATGTCGCCGCATCTGTGCTCAAGGCTCTGGCCGGCGAGTTTGTTCCCGATGCGGTCAACGTCTCCGGCGGCACGGTGGGCGAAGAGGTTGCCGGTTGGCTCGACCTCGCCCGCAAGCTGGGCCTTACCGCCGGGCGCCTGCTTGATCAGGCTCCCGTCGCCGTGGAGATCGAAGCCTGCGGCGAGCTGTCCACTGAGGATGTGGATGTGCTGGGCCTTTCCGCCGTCCGCGGCCTGTTTAGCGGTGTGACCTCGGAGCCGGTTACCTTCGTCAACGCGATGCAGATTGCTGAGAGCCGTGGGGTCGAAGTTTCGGTATCCACCAACCCAGAATCCAGGGGGCACCGTTCTTCCTTGCAGGTCAAGGTCATTAGCGCGGAAGGCGTGACCTCTTCGCTCACCGGTGCTCTCATTGGCATCGATGGCACCGAAAAGTTTGTGCGCATCAATGGCCGCGGCGTGGATATGCGGGCCGAGGGCCGCAACTTGTTCTTCCGCTATGCCGATGCCCCAGGTGCGCTTGGTACCGTGGGTACCAAGCTGGGCGCGGCGGGCATCAACATCATCGCTGCAGCCTTGACGCAGGGCAAGCAGGAAACGGATGCCGTGCTCATCTTGCGCGTGGAGTCCGAGGTACCAGATTCTCTCATCGAGGAGATCAACTCGGCCCTTGGCGCTACGTGCCAGCAATTCGACATGGATGAATAA
- a CDS encoding 3-isopropylmalate dehydrogenase, whose product MKLAVIGGDGIGPEVTAEALKVLRAVRSDIETTDYDLGARRYLRNGELLTDADLASLREHDAILLGAIGAPGEVPPGVLERGLLLKMRFALDQHVNLRPSILYPTAHSPLDNPGEIDFVVVREGTEGLYCGNGGTLREGTPHEVASEVSQNTRFGVERVVRDAFERASQRRNHLTLVHKTNVLVNAGDLWHRTVEEVSAEYPQVEVDYNHIDAATIYMVTEPSRYDVIVTDNLFGDILTDLAGAITGGIGLAASGNIDASGVNPSMFEPVHGSAPDIAGQGIADPTAAILSAAMLLRQLGDEGNAQRIEKAVAEDIAKRGDAPIKTVEVGDRIAESLQA is encoded by the coding sequence ATGAAATTAGCGGTTATTGGCGGCGACGGCATTGGGCCAGAAGTAACGGCGGAAGCCCTGAAGGTGCTGCGGGCGGTGCGCAGCGATATTGAAACCACCGATTATGACCTGGGCGCGCGGCGCTACCTGCGCAATGGCGAGCTTTTAACAGACGCGGACCTGGCTAGCCTGCGCGAACACGATGCCATTTTGCTGGGCGCCATCGGCGCACCCGGCGAGGTCCCCCCGGGCGTCCTGGAGCGTGGCCTGTTATTGAAGATGCGCTTTGCGCTCGATCAGCACGTGAACCTGCGCCCCTCCATCTTGTATCCCACGGCCCACTCGCCCCTGGATAACCCGGGCGAGATTGACTTCGTCGTGGTGCGAGAAGGCACCGAGGGTCTGTACTGCGGCAATGGCGGAACGCTGCGGGAAGGAACGCCGCACGAGGTAGCCAGCGAGGTTTCGCAAAATACCCGCTTCGGGGTGGAGCGCGTGGTGCGGGACGCCTTTGAGCGGGCATCGCAGCGCCGCAATCACCTCACCCTGGTGCACAAGACGAATGTCCTCGTCAACGCCGGCGATCTGTGGCACCGCACGGTAGAAGAAGTCTCGGCAGAGTATCCGCAGGTGGAAGTGGACTATAACCACATCGATGCCGCGACGATCTACATGGTGACGGAGCCGTCCCGCTACGATGTCATCGTTACCGATAACCTCTTCGGCGATATCTTAACGGACTTAGCAGGCGCTATTACCGGCGGGATTGGGCTGGCTGCTTCGGGCAATATCGATGCTTCGGGTGTAAACCCCTCCATGTTTGAACCGGTGCACGGTTCGGCGCCCGATATCGCCGGACAAGGCATCGCGGATCCGACCGCGGCCATCTTGTCGGCAGCGATGCTCTTGCGGCAGCTGGGCGATGAAGGCAATGCGCAGAGGATTGAAAAGGCGGTGGCGGAGGACATCGCCAAGCGCGGCGATGCCCCAATCAAGACCGTTGAGGTGGGGGACCGCATCGCGGAGAGCCTGCAGGCTTAA
- a CDS encoding fumarylacetoacetate hydrolase family protein yields MRLGRIAHPEGICFAIIEGPQDAPMEELVAKEISGTPFTPPEPTGREWKLGEVRLLAPTLPTKVVALGRNYADHVAEVFKKSSDKLPPTIFLKPSTAVIGPNEAIKIPDYATNVEFEGELAVVISKPSKNIQAENWKDHVLGYTICNDVSSRDLQFKDGQWARAKGIDTFCPLGPWIETDLDSLDLDDQKINAYLTHDGSREQKQDSNTDQMIVKMGGILEEISAAYTLLPGDVITTGSPAGTAPMVPGDTIEIEIPGVGTLRNTISRAQ; encoded by the coding sequence ATGCGTTTAGGACGAATTGCACACCCAGAAGGAATTTGCTTTGCCATCATTGAAGGGCCACAAGATGCCCCGATGGAGGAGCTCGTAGCTAAAGAAATCTCCGGCACTCCATTTACCCCGCCGGAGCCCACCGGCCGGGAATGGAAGCTGGGCGAGGTGCGACTGTTGGCGCCGACCTTGCCCACCAAGGTAGTGGCGCTCGGCCGCAACTATGCCGACCACGTCGCGGAGGTATTCAAGAAGTCCTCCGATAAGCTGCCACCAACCATCTTCTTGAAGCCATCGACTGCGGTTATCGGCCCGAATGAGGCCATCAAGATTCCCGATTATGCCACCAACGTGGAATTTGAGGGTGAGCTGGCCGTGGTTATTTCCAAGCCATCGAAGAATATCCAGGCTGAAAACTGGAAAGACCACGTGCTGGGCTATACCATCTGCAACGACGTTTCCTCCCGCGACCTGCAGTTCAAGGACGGCCAGTGGGCGCGCGCCAAGGGTATTGATACCTTCTGCCCGCTGGGCCCGTGGATTGAAACGGACCTGGATAGCTTGGATCTTGATGATCAGAAGATCAATGCTTACCTGACCCACGATGGTTCCCGTGAGCAGAAGCAGGATTCCAATACGGATCAGATGATCGTCAAGATGGGCGGCATCTTGGAAGAAATCTCTGCCGCCTATACCTTGCTGCCTGGCGATGTCATCACTACCGGTTCGCCAGCAGGAACCGCACCGATGGTGCCGGGCGATACCATTGAAATTGAGATCCCAGGGGTTGGTACTTTGCGCAATACCATCTCTAGGGCGCAATAG
- a CDS encoding class I SAM-dependent methyltransferase: MEERYRATAQVWSGSPNATLVDYVSDLPAGTALDIGCGEGADAQWLQDRGWQVLGIDFAPTAVARTRARGVAAEVATFDEFSHDSFDLVTVHYGSVRATAGEVALLERLVAPGGTLLYVHHDMESEEIAMPEWLADNLTELTVQTLRRSSRHVTSGAGSHHTSDVVLVAKRL, from the coding sequence ATGGAGGAGCGCTACCGTGCCACCGCGCAGGTGTGGTCAGGGAGCCCGAATGCCACGCTGGTGGACTATGTCAGCGACCTTCCGGCAGGTACCGCACTCGATATCGGCTGTGGGGAAGGCGCTGATGCGCAGTGGCTACAGGATCGTGGCTGGCAGGTGCTCGGCATCGATTTTGCTCCTACTGCCGTAGCGCGGACTAGGGCACGTGGAGTTGCCGCCGAGGTTGCTACCTTTGATGAATTTAGCCACGATTCTTTTGACCTGGTTACCGTTCACTACGGCAGCGTCCGTGCCACCGCAGGGGAAGTGGCGCTGTTAGAAAGACTCGTCGCCCCGGGTGGAACCTTGCTCTATGTTCACCATGATATGGAGTCAGAAGAGATTGCCATGCCGGAATGGCTGGCGGATAATCTTACCGAATTGACGGTGCAGACCCTGCGGCGATCGTCGCGCCATGTTACTAGCGGTGCCGGATCCCACCACACAAGCGACGTGGTCCTCGTGGCGAAACGGCTCTAA
- a CDS encoding isochorismate synthase: protein MHEDRPSTAPDFLLSRATGSVRTQGARKTFTSAETAVDALHRGEAEMVVGAIPFDSDTPAALTVPESIIREDGPLEPHAFYRNQTLNSRVVGFDPEPEEHLRRVEAAIGTIETSKLEKVVLARAVDIEFASPIDPRLVAARLIDLSVNRDGFIADLSPAGRPGAMLVGSSPEVLIKRQGSTVSAFPLAGSTPRRANKAADHIASQDLLHSAKDLLEHSFVVEHLRTVLEPLCSSLDIPETPQLIHTNEMWHLGTPVTGTLRDKDLTALELAEVVHPTPAICGTPTEAAQALIETAETDRGFYAGTVGWCDSSGDGEYMVAIRCAEVAGDGLSARAWAGGGVVGASNAQAELEETTAKLQTILRALSL, encoded by the coding sequence ATGCACGAAGACAGACCAAGCACCGCCCCCGATTTCTTGCTCTCCCGGGCAACGGGGTCTGTCCGTACCCAAGGTGCGCGGAAAACCTTTACCAGTGCCGAAACCGCGGTTGACGCCTTGCACCGAGGCGAGGCCGAGATGGTCGTTGGCGCCATCCCCTTTGACTCCGATACCCCCGCCGCCCTGACTGTTCCAGAATCGATCATCCGCGAAGACGGCCCGCTAGAACCACATGCGTTCTACCGCAATCAAACCCTCAATTCCCGCGTCGTGGGCTTTGACCCTGAGCCCGAAGAACACCTGCGCCGCGTGGAGGCGGCCATCGGCACCATCGAAACCTCGAAGCTAGAAAAGGTGGTTCTCGCCCGCGCGGTCGATATCGAATTTGCCTCCCCCATCGATCCCAGGCTGGTGGCCGCGCGCCTTATCGATCTCTCCGTCAACCGCGATGGCTTCATTGCGGATCTCTCGCCCGCAGGCCGCCCAGGGGCCATGCTGGTCGGTTCCTCTCCGGAGGTGCTCATCAAACGGCAAGGCTCGACCGTGTCTGCATTCCCGCTCGCCGGCTCCACCCCGCGCCGGGCCAATAAGGCGGCAGACCACATTGCCAGCCAAGACCTCTTGCACTCCGCCAAGGATTTGCTGGAGCATTCCTTTGTAGTAGAACACCTGCGCACTGTATTAGAACCGCTGTGCAGCAGCCTCGATATCCCCGAGACCCCGCAGCTCATACACACCAATGAGATGTGGCACTTGGGCACGCCGGTCACCGGCACGTTGCGGGATAAAGACCTCACCGCCCTGGAACTGGCAGAAGTAGTCCACCCCACCCCCGCAATCTGCGGCACGCCGACGGAAGCGGCGCAGGCGCTTATCGAGACCGCTGAGACCGACCGCGGCTTCTATGCCGGCACCGTCGGCTGGTGCGATAGCTCCGGCGATGGCGAATACATGGTAGCCATCCGTTGCGCGGAAGTTGCCGGCGATGGCCTCTCCGCCCGCGCGTGGGCCGGCGGCGGCGTGGTCGGTGCTTCCAATGCCCAAGCCGAGCTGGAAGAAACAACCGCCAAGCTCCAAACAATCCTCCGCGCGCTCAGCCTTTAA
- a CDS encoding alpha/beta hydrolase family esterase — protein sequence MTKVFLRFTYLLTSLLVIGAAISVPATAQEQEGAGSPVQPTHPEPVPEQDHHSGEPVIPKPDGSHLLPEGVTESTPRNPEEHTSAPGESPHPGNSEPTPPMPSADPGINPDPAIAPGTMESLEMEHEGKQRRYLVRIPDHYSPEKPSPVLFGFGGWGDSPENFSSYARMGNTSATDEAIIIYPEGYERAWEAAPYAKTHDGEDIRFIKHILDAVDADYHVDRNRVYATGMSNGGGFTSVLGCHAQDTFAAVAMVSGAFYNPVETNCGDAPMHTLIMHGTHDQMMTYEGGDRHEAGYLPVRTVLGGYLNRNRCEMTFQTQAEVGGAERLNFNGCHKDVELIKVPAEHTWFWQPDTPNVVWDFLSTKTRV from the coding sequence GTGACTAAAGTTTTTCTTCGATTTACCTATCTCTTGACCTCGCTCCTAGTGATAGGCGCCGCCATAAGTGTGCCGGCGACGGCGCAGGAACAAGAAGGCGCCGGATCGCCGGTACAACCGACGCACCCGGAACCTGTGCCAGAACAAGACCACCACTCCGGCGAGCCCGTGATTCCAAAACCAGATGGCTCGCATTTGCTCCCAGAAGGTGTCACTGAATCGACTCCCCGCAATCCTGAGGAGCATACGTCCGCTCCCGGTGAGTCACCACATCCGGGCAATTCGGAGCCGACTCCACCCATGCCTTCTGCTGATCCCGGCATTAATCCTGATCCGGCCATTGCACCGGGAACTATGGAGTCGCTTGAAATGGAACACGAGGGAAAACAGCGTCGCTACCTCGTGCGTATCCCGGATCACTACTCTCCCGAGAAGCCATCCCCGGTGCTTTTTGGATTTGGCGGTTGGGGAGATTCCCCGGAAAATTTCTCTAGTTACGCACGAATGGGAAATACGTCAGCCACCGATGAGGCCATCATCATTTACCCGGAGGGCTACGAACGCGCTTGGGAAGCAGCTCCATATGCCAAAACCCATGATGGCGAAGATATCCGCTTCATCAAGCACATCTTGGATGCGGTGGATGCGGACTATCATGTGGATCGCAATCGCGTCTACGCCACGGGAATGTCCAATGGAGGCGGTTTCACCTCCGTCTTGGGCTGTCACGCGCAAGATACGTTTGCTGCGGTTGCCATGGTCTCCGGAGCTTTTTATAACCCCGTTGAAACCAATTGCGGCGACGCGCCAATGCATACACTCATCATGCATGGCACCCACGATCAGATGATGACCTATGAAGGCGGCGACCGGCACGAAGCTGGCTATCTTCCCGTGCGCACAGTCTTGGGAGGCTATCTTAACCGCAATCGCTGCGAAATGACCTTCCAAACCCAGGCGGAGGTTGGAGGAGCCGAGCGCCTGAACTTCAACGGTTGCCACAAGGACGTGGAATTGATCAAGGTGCCTGCTGAACACACGTGGTTTTGGCAACCGGATACCCCGAATGTTGTGTGGGACTTCCTTTCCACCAAGACACGTGTGTAG
- a CDS encoding choice-of-anchor M domain-containing protein → MKPLCRTALALGTAGFLSVGTLTGVGLPSSVMATAHAAETCSAEDFIRITEGHQDMALKDEGGDISFVVKDDQKEKEYQSEEFAVEVAEKNKQRISDLNIPSLPDEGWVLPQTQIEDVPWLGFNTQELSEEYLGSKQTATLSMAIASGPEDGRIVAFQNEGIGDLKVRMDTEDGTAWDYPGRSHSHPAFAFTKPGTYAVSFTFELPDGSRHHLHAGFLVGDDTDPAELCGVDYDESDDAEGSVPSDGTSRPKQLAKDIRGVDKAIAGLDKELENTLKEGQKFLEGDKKKEKDSKDKSGDKPSKQGQSGGSGGSGGKAAEKNSGSKQGSNQGSKSGSKSGSTKGSARGSGQSKTNQAHGSGAGSGAASRNSGGGSSKGSSASSGSRSGSKAAHSKSGGSSGQKSAGKSSPQSKSNKSKDSKSKGTKSGKHSSAPAPNASAGGKNQNNEALAGAAYTASLTKSSFWAGILAGLGAFALVLGIGLLVYVQFFRKKKQAGEQSEQPEQPGPPQADDATTQIPRVD, encoded by the coding sequence ATGAAACCCTTGTGCCGTACCGCTCTTGCCCTAGGCACCGCCGGATTCCTCAGCGTGGGAACCCTCACCGGTGTGGGTCTACCCTCTTCCGTTATGGCCACCGCGCATGCCGCAGAGACCTGCAGCGCAGAGGACTTTATCCGCATCACCGAAGGCCACCAAGACATGGCGCTCAAGGATGAAGGCGGGGATATCAGCTTTGTGGTCAAAGACGACCAAAAAGAAAAGGAATACCAGTCCGAAGAATTCGCGGTAGAGGTAGCGGAGAAGAACAAGCAGCGTATTTCTGATCTCAACATCCCTTCCCTGCCTGACGAGGGATGGGTGCTCCCGCAAACCCAGATTGAGGATGTTCCGTGGCTGGGCTTTAATACCCAGGAACTCTCGGAGGAATACCTCGGCTCGAAGCAGACCGCGACCTTGAGCATGGCCATCGCGTCTGGCCCAGAGGATGGGCGCATCGTGGCCTTCCAAAACGAGGGCATCGGCGATCTCAAGGTCCGTATGGATACCGAGGACGGCACCGCTTGGGACTATCCGGGCAGGTCCCACTCCCACCCTGCCTTCGCTTTTACCAAGCCGGGCACCTACGCCGTGAGCTTTACCTTTGAGCTTCCCGATGGCTCCCGCCACCACCTGCACGCCGGATTCCTCGTGGGAGATGACACGGATCCAGCAGAGCTGTGTGGTGTGGACTACGACGAGTCCGATGATGCCGAGGGAAGCGTCCCTTCCGATGGAACCTCCCGCCCGAAACAGCTGGCCAAGGACATCAGGGGAGTAGATAAAGCCATCGCGGGCCTGGATAAGGAGCTGGAAAATACTTTGAAGGAAGGCCAAAAATTCCTCGAGGGCGATAAAAAGAAGGAGAAAGATTCCAAGGATAAATCCGGCGATAAGCCGTCTAAGCAGGGCCAGTCCGGTGGATCCGGCGGCTCCGGTGGGAAGGCCGCAGAGAAAAATTCTGGTTCGAAGCAGGGATCCAACCAAGGCTCCAAGTCTGGGTCGAAGTCCGGTTCCACCAAGGGCTCTGCTCGCGGTTCTGGCCAGAGCAAGACTAACCAAGCCCACGGTTCTGGGGCAGGCTCTGGTGCTGCGTCGCGCAATTCGGGTGGGGGCTCATCGAAGGGATCATCGGCAAGCAGCGGCTCTCGCTCCGGTTCTAAGGCTGCGCACTCCAAGTCCGGCGGAAGTTCTGGCCAGAAATCCGCGGGCAAGTCCTCCCCGCAATCCAAGAGCAACAAGTCTAAGGACAGCAAATCAAAAGGAACGAAGTCTGGAAAGCACAGTTCAGCTCCTGCGCCCAACGCGTCTGCAGGTGGCAAGAACCAGAACAATGAAGCGCTTGCCGGTGCCGCCTACACCGCCTCACTGACCAAGAGCAGCTTTTGGGCGGGCATCTTGGCGGGGCTCGGCGCATTCGCCCTCGTGCTAGGAATTGGCCTGTTGGTCTATGTCCAATTCTTCCGCAAGAAGAAGCAAGCTGGAGAACAGTCTGAGCAGCCAGAACAGCCTGGGCCGCCGCAAGCAGATGATGCCACGACGCAGATCCCGCGCGTCGACTAG
- a CDS encoding anchored repeat-type ABC transporter permease subunit, with translation MIDISFIDFLRDLTNPHLDFLARAVGISLIAAIVCGIIGCYVVLRGMAFIGDAVSHAVFPGLAIAFALQTSVLLGGAVAGAVVAVLIAAFSQRNHVRADSIIGIFFAAAFALGMVIISRTDGYSASLTSFLFGSLTGVSRTDITVAASVCLVVLAVVVAFGPQLNATCLDRETARAMGLPVFALDIILYLCVTAAVVISVSTIGNILVLALLITPAATARLLTANLTTMMFLSAIIGAVCSFFGIYLAWAIDLPAGATIVLTLTVLFLIVWALHPFLRSRRKPGHSSPRVPANASENTPRKETIES, from the coding sequence ATGATTGATATCTCATTTATCGATTTCCTGCGGGATTTAACCAATCCCCACCTCGATTTCCTAGCCCGGGCAGTGGGCATTTCGCTCATCGCCGCCATCGTGTGCGGAATCATCGGCTGCTATGTGGTGCTGCGTGGCATGGCCTTTATTGGTGATGCCGTCTCACACGCCGTGTTCCCAGGCCTGGCCATCGCCTTTGCGCTGCAGACCTCAGTCCTCTTGGGCGGGGCGGTTGCCGGCGCGGTCGTCGCGGTGCTTATCGCCGCGTTTTCGCAACGCAACCACGTGCGCGCGGATTCCATTATCGGCATCTTTTTTGCCGCCGCCTTCGCCTTAGGCATGGTGATCATCTCGCGCACGGATGGCTATAGCGCATCGCTCACCAGCTTCCTCTTCGGTTCGCTCACCGGCGTTTCGCGCACAGATATCACCGTCGCCGCGAGCGTCTGCCTCGTGGTCCTAGCCGTGGTCGTGGCCTTTGGCCCGCAGCTCAATGCCACCTGCTTGGACCGGGAGACCGCCCGCGCCATGGGCCTGCCGGTCTTTGCCCTGGATATCATCCTCTACCTGTGTGTGACCGCCGCGGTGGTCATTTCCGTAAGCACGATCGGCAATATCTTGGTCCTCGCCCTGCTGATTACCCCAGCCGCCACGGCGCGCCTGCTGACGGCCAACCTCACCACGATGATGTTCCTCTCGGCCATCATCGGTGCCGTCTGCAGCTTCTTCGGCATCTATTTGGCGTGGGCCATCGATCTTCCCGCGGGCGCGACCATCGTGCTCACGCTCACGGTCCTCTTCCTCATTGTCTGGGCCCTGCATCCCTTCCTGCGCTCTCGCCGCAAACCGGGCCACTCTTCTCCTCGCGTGCCAGCTAACGCCTCCGAGAACACCCCACGAAAGGAAACCATCGAATCATGA